The Listeria swaminathanii genome has a window encoding:
- the ftsX gene encoding permease-like cell division protein FtsX, giving the protein MKFRTVGRHIRESFKSLYRNGWMTFAAASAVTVTLILVSVFFAILINMNKLATDVENNVQINVHISLSADKKQQQELEKNIEKIDGVDSVSFSSKDDELKKLVGAYGKNFELFKQDNPLYDVFVVEAKEPTQTKEIAKKIEKLQYVDNVEYGEKTVDKLFDTLKWGRYAGIILSIGLLLTAMFLISNTIKIAIFSRRREIEIMKLVGATNWFIRWPFVLEGAWLGLIGSIIPVVLTFIGYVNIYNLINPKLVTSSLSLLPPTPFAYQISGLIIAIGVLIGIWGSVISIRRFLKV; this is encoded by the coding sequence ATGAAATTTAGGACTGTAGGAAGACATATAAGAGAAAGTTTTAAGAGCCTTTACCGGAATGGTTGGATGACCTTTGCAGCAGCGAGTGCAGTAACAGTAACACTTATCTTAGTCAGCGTGTTTTTTGCAATATTGATCAACATGAACAAGCTTGCAACTGATGTAGAAAACAATGTACAAATTAACGTACATATTTCTCTAAGCGCAGACAAGAAACAGCAGCAAGAACTTGAGAAAAACATTGAGAAGATTGATGGAGTTGATAGTGTCAGCTTTTCTTCTAAAGATGATGAATTGAAGAAATTAGTTGGTGCGTACGGCAAAAACTTCGAATTGTTTAAACAAGATAATCCACTATATGACGTCTTCGTTGTAGAAGCTAAAGAGCCGACACAAACGAAGGAAATTGCTAAAAAAATAGAAAAATTACAGTACGTAGATAATGTAGAATATGGTGAGAAAACAGTCGACAAATTGTTTGATACCTTGAAATGGGGACGATATGCTGGTATTATACTAAGCATTGGCTTATTATTAACAGCAATGTTCTTAATATCAAACACAATCAAGATTGCCATTTTCTCCCGTCGTAGAGAAATAGAAATAATGAAATTAGTAGGGGCGACCAACTGGTTCATACGCTGGCCTTTCGTTTTAGAAGGAGCTTGGCTAGGATTAATTGGCTCGATTATACCAGTTGTATTAACATTCATAGGTTATGTGAATATTTACAACTTGATTAATCCGAAGTTAGTGACTAGCTCACTATCACTTCTGCCACCAACACCATTTGCCTATCAAATTAGTGGCTTGATTATTGCAATCGGCGTACTAATCGGGATTTGGGGAAGCGTAATATCTATCCGCAGATTCTTGAAAGTCTAA
- a CDS encoding response regulator transcription factor, with translation MVKILVVDDEASIVTLLQFNIEKAGFDVVTAEDGRTGYELALSEKPDLIVLDLMLPEMDGIEVTKKLRQDKVNVPILMLTAKDEELDKIIGLELGADDYMTKPFSPREVVARIKAILRRTEGKAEIIEELTEDVEATILIGDLKILPDSYEVYLQDDLLDLTPKEFELLLFLANHRGKVFSRDQLLDTVWNYDYVGETRIVDVHVSHLRDKIEIDTKQPKYIKTIRGFGYKMENVK, from the coding sequence TTGGTAAAAATTCTTGTAGTTGATGATGAGGCTTCTATTGTTACCTTGCTGCAATTTAATATCGAAAAAGCTGGATTTGATGTGGTGACAGCGGAGGATGGCAGGACTGGGTATGAACTTGCTTTATCCGAAAAACCAGATTTAATCGTACTAGATTTAATGCTTCCTGAGATGGACGGAATCGAAGTAACGAAAAAACTTCGTCAAGATAAAGTAAACGTGCCAATTTTAATGTTAACAGCAAAAGATGAAGAATTAGATAAAATTATCGGGCTAGAACTTGGAGCAGATGATTATATGACTAAACCATTTAGCCCAAGGGAAGTAGTCGCGCGGATTAAAGCCATTTTGCGCCGAACAGAAGGAAAAGCAGAAATCATCGAAGAATTAACAGAAGACGTGGAAGCAACGATACTAATTGGCGATTTGAAAATTTTGCCAGATAGTTATGAAGTGTATTTGCAAGATGATTTACTTGATTTAACACCGAAAGAATTTGAGTTATTATTATTCCTTGCGAACCATCGCGGCAAAGTTTTCTCAAGAGATCAATTGCTGGATACCGTATGGAATTATGATTACGTCGGCGAAACGCGAATTGTCGACGTCCATGTCAGCCATTTACGCGATAAAATCGAAATAGACACCAAACAGCCAAAATACATCAAAACAATTCGTGGCTTTG
- a CDS encoding C40 family peptidase, which translates to MKKNTFIAISLAAVISLTPAFTTNVSADVNTDIQNQDKKINDIKSKKTDLQSDLSGLVADLEKAQEKAKSLQGDFDQTGKELKKLNEDIKSINERIKERETVLKDRARAMQKTSNSNAYLEVILEAENLSDLVGRVSAVNQLVESDKTILEDQQNDEKALKTKQTAVKKKQEEQATAIHEYETEQNKIEAQKAEKEAIVAQLASEQATAENEKAGLVNAAKAASERATALRAATSSNVGESNSSSSKKTSTTVEAASNDAAPTNVAPSSGGGYSSMMAAASAQLGKPYSLGASGPSAFDCSGFTSYAFRAAGVSLPRTSGGQYAAASKISASQAKPGDLVFFNYGSGIAHVGIYVGGGQMINAQNNGVKYDNITSGYWAKYLVGYGRVANF; encoded by the coding sequence TTGAAAAAGAATACGTTTATTGCGATCTCACTCGCAGCAGTTATCAGTTTAACACCGGCCTTTACCACAAATGTTTCTGCCGACGTGAATACAGACATTCAAAATCAAGATAAAAAAATCAACGACATCAAGTCTAAGAAAACAGATTTACAATCAGATCTTTCTGGTTTAGTAGCAGACCTTGAGAAAGCTCAAGAAAAAGCTAAATCTTTACAAGGAGATTTTGATCAAACTGGTAAAGAGCTTAAAAAACTTAATGAAGATATTAAAAGTATCAATGAACGTATTAAAGAACGCGAAACAGTTTTAAAAGACCGTGCTCGTGCAATGCAAAAAACTTCTAATTCTAACGCTTATCTTGAAGTAATCTTAGAAGCAGAAAACCTTTCCGACTTAGTTGGTCGTGTTTCTGCAGTTAACCAATTAGTTGAATCTGATAAAACTATTTTAGAAGATCAACAAAATGATGAAAAAGCTTTAAAAACAAAACAAACTGCTGTTAAGAAAAAACAAGAAGAACAAGCAACAGCAATTCATGAATACGAAACAGAACAAAATAAAATCGAAGCACAAAAAGCTGAAAAAGAAGCAATCGTTGCTCAACTAGCTTCTGAACAAGCAACAGCTGAAAACGAAAAAGCTGGTCTTGTAAATGCAGCAAAAGCAGCGTCTGAACGCGCAACTGCTTTACGTGCAGCAACATCTTCAAACGTTGGAGAATCAAATTCTTCTTCTAGCAAAAAAACTTCAACAACTGTAGAAGCAGCTAGTAACGATGCAGCACCAACAAATGTAGCACCATCAAGCGGTGGAGGATACTCCTCAATGATGGCTGCAGCAAGTGCGCAACTTGGAAAACCTTATAGCCTTGGAGCAAGCGGTCCAAGCGCGTTTGACTGCTCTGGATTTACTTCTTATGCATTCCGCGCAGCTGGCGTTTCTCTCCCAAGAACTTCTGGTGGACAATATGCAGCAGCTTCAAAAATCAGTGCTAGTCAAGCAAAACCTGGTGATTTAGTATTCTTTAACTACGGAAGCGGAATTGCTCACGTTGGAATTTACGTTGGTGGCGGTCAAATGATTAATGCGCAAAACAATGGCGTTAAATATGACAACATCACTAGCGGTTACTGGGCTAAATATCTTGTAGGATATGGCCGTGTAGCTAACTTCTAA
- a CDS encoding YitT family protein, with protein sequence MANKRKKQPLSPFVSKLIEYVYVIIGAALIALAFNVLLLPNHVASGGVSGISTIINYLTGWNPAFIQWAFNIPLFLAGLFFLGYQFGLKTFVGTMLLPFFVYLTQGLEPWTHEPLVAALFGGVLVGMGLGIVFRGKASTGGTDVAAQILHKYSHLTLGICVALIDGFVVISAMFVFDIESGLYALVGLFATSKTIDLVQVGLNQSKTVFIISENQEAIRQAILFKIDRGITRLSAKGGYTEDDKQILLCVIAQSEFSRLKEVIKEIDPEAFVVVMSASEVMGEGFTS encoded by the coding sequence ATGGCAAATAAAAGAAAGAAACAACCATTATCCCCATTTGTTTCTAAATTAATTGAGTATGTTTATGTCATTATTGGTGCAGCTCTAATTGCACTGGCTTTCAATGTTTTGCTTCTCCCAAATCATGTTGCTTCTGGCGGCGTGAGCGGGATAAGTACAATCATCAACTATTTAACGGGTTGGAACCCTGCTTTTATTCAGTGGGCATTTAATATTCCTTTATTTCTTGCTGGATTATTCTTTTTAGGGTATCAATTTGGTTTGAAAACATTCGTTGGCACAATGCTTCTGCCATTCTTTGTGTATTTAACGCAAGGTTTAGAACCGTGGACACATGAACCACTAGTTGCTGCTTTATTTGGCGGCGTACTCGTTGGAATGGGACTCGGCATCGTTTTTCGAGGCAAAGCATCCACTGGCGGTACCGACGTAGCTGCACAAATTTTGCATAAATACTCCCATTTAACATTGGGAATTTGTGTGGCTTTAATTGACGGATTTGTCGTTATTTCTGCGATGTTTGTTTTTGATATTGAATCAGGACTGTATGCACTTGTTGGGCTTTTTGCTACAAGTAAAACGATTGATTTGGTACAAGTTGGCCTTAATCAGTCGAAAACAGTTTTTATCATTTCGGAAAATCAGGAAGCTATTCGCCAAGCAATTCTGTTTAAAATCGATCGCGGTATTACGCGCCTTTCTGCAAAAGGTGGATATACAGAAGATGACAAGCAAATTTTGTTATGTGTCATCGCCCAAAGTGAATTTTCAAGATTAAAAGAAGTAATAAAAGAAATTGATCCAGAGGCTTTTGTTGTCGTAATGAGCGCCAGCGAAGTAATGGGTGAAGGTTTTACGTCATGA
- a CDS encoding murein hydrolase activator EnvC family protein, with protein MLKKYGVATALSLLIIAAPLSGAHAESINDMQKRQNEIEQKKSEIDKNIDSKNSELNHLESAEKDAAKELESLLKSIDETNKKLKEQEGKVDSENEKLKQLKKEMEKLRNDIRDRQKVLDNRARAIQTTGTATAYLDMIFEANDFKELIDRVTVVSAIVKADQDIMQDQKDDQDKLKVAETTSEKKLENLKVLAVELEVSKNNMESQKQEKNDLVMALANKKDLTKSEQTLLASEQGALTDEEKRLASNIAGEKAKQEAAIKAAEEKRMQEAASSANNSTAINNSGSGSSGSTETVDSGGGGGQFIKPASGILTSGFSERTNPVTGKYESHKGQDIAGGGTITVSAAASGTVVFSGFGASGSGFGGYGYVVKIDHGNGYQTLYGHMRAGSLKVVTGQRVSQGQPIGIMGSTGQSTGQHLHFEIHKNGVPVNPAPYL; from the coding sequence ATGCTAAAAAAATATGGGGTAGCAACAGCACTTAGCCTATTGATTATTGCCGCACCATTGAGCGGTGCGCACGCAGAGAGCATCAATGATATGCAAAAGCGTCAAAATGAAATCGAACAAAAAAAATCAGAAATCGATAAAAACATAGACTCAAAAAACTCAGAATTAAACCATTTAGAAAGTGCCGAAAAAGACGCTGCTAAAGAATTAGAATCACTTTTAAAAAGTATTGATGAAACTAATAAGAAACTAAAAGAGCAAGAAGGCAAAGTGGACTCTGAAAATGAGAAACTAAAGCAATTAAAAAAAGAAATGGAAAAATTACGCAACGATATTCGCGACCGTCAAAAAGTGCTTGATAATAGAGCACGCGCTATCCAAACAACTGGAACAGCAACTGCTTATTTAGATATGATTTTTGAAGCGAATGATTTTAAAGAACTTATCGACCGTGTGACCGTTGTATCAGCAATTGTAAAAGCGGACCAAGATATTATGCAAGATCAAAAAGATGACCAAGACAAACTAAAAGTAGCAGAAACAACTTCCGAGAAAAAGCTCGAAAACTTAAAAGTACTTGCAGTAGAGTTGGAAGTTTCGAAAAACAATATGGAAAGTCAAAAACAAGAAAAAAATGACTTAGTAATGGCACTCGCAAATAAAAAAGATCTAACGAAGAGTGAACAAACTCTTTTAGCTAGTGAACAAGGTGCGCTTACAGACGAAGAAAAACGACTTGCTTCAAATATCGCTGGTGAAAAAGCTAAACAAGAAGCAGCAATCAAGGCAGCGGAAGAAAAACGTATGCAAGAAGCCGCATCAAGCGCTAACAATTCCACTGCTATAAACAATTCAGGTTCAGGATCAAGTGGATCAACAGAAACAGTTGATTCCGGCGGCGGTGGTGGTCAATTTATTAAACCAGCGTCCGGAATTTTAACATCCGGATTTAGCGAACGAACCAACCCAGTAACTGGTAAATATGAATCCCACAAAGGGCAAGATATTGCAGGTGGCGGTACAATTACGGTTTCAGCTGCAGCATCAGGAACCGTTGTGTTTTCTGGATTTGGAGCATCGGGTAGTGGTTTCGGCGGCTATGGTTACGTTGTTAAAATTGACCACGGTAATGGTTACCAAACACTATACGGACATATGCGCGCAGGTAGCTTAAAAGTAGTTACAGGTCAACGGGTTTCCCAAGGCCAACCAATTGGTATTATGGGATCAACCGGCCAATCAACTGGTCAACATCTTCATTTTGAAATTCACAAAAATGGTGTTCCAGTTAATCCGGCACCATATCTTTAA
- the cls gene encoding cardiolipin synthase, with amino-acid sequence MGLLAYLLVILLILNVFFAAVTVFLERRDTSATWAWLLVLTFVPIFGFIIYLIFGRKLSGKKIFDWKGQEKIGIQESTANQIEMIRQKEFPFSDPNVKKHRDLIYLLLVNDGAILTQDNEVELFVDGHEKFDALIADIEKAKDHIHIIYYIFHSDELGNRLMRVLERKAAEGLNVKIIYDAMGSRTTKKSFFRTFEKNGGLVRPFFPSKLPLINFRLNYRNHRKLAIIDGDVGYIGGFNIGDEYLGASKKFGYWRDTHLRVHGKAVYAMQTRFIMDWNSASSTHKIDYKARYFPTFHGKGHTSMQIVSSGPDSEWQQIKNGYIKMINAAKKTIYLQSPYFIPDASLLEAIKIAALSGVDVRVMIPNKPDHAFVYRATTNYAGELMETGAKIFIYDNGFIHAKTLVVDGEIASVGTANMDFRSFRLNFEVNAFIYEKQMVQKLEDAFLEDILKSYQLTPELYAKRSLWIKFKEAVSRLLSPIL; translated from the coding sequence ATGGGACTGTTGGCTTATCTATTAGTGATTTTGCTAATTTTAAATGTATTCTTTGCGGCAGTGACGGTCTTCTTAGAAAGACGCGATACATCCGCCACTTGGGCTTGGTTGCTGGTCTTAACTTTTGTTCCGATATTTGGTTTCATTATTTACTTGATTTTTGGGAGAAAACTATCTGGGAAAAAGATTTTTGATTGGAAGGGACAAGAAAAAATTGGGATTCAGGAATCTACAGCCAATCAAATAGAAATGATACGGCAAAAAGAATTTCCGTTTAGTGATCCGAATGTGAAAAAGCATCGTGATTTAATTTATTTATTACTCGTTAATGATGGTGCTATTTTAACGCAAGACAATGAAGTGGAGCTTTTTGTGGATGGTCACGAAAAATTCGACGCGTTAATTGCTGACATCGAAAAAGCGAAAGATCACATACATATAATTTACTATATTTTCCATTCCGACGAACTTGGCAATCGCTTAATGCGCGTGCTTGAAAGAAAAGCAGCAGAAGGATTAAATGTTAAAATTATTTATGATGCAATGGGATCAAGAACGACAAAAAAATCATTTTTCCGTACGTTTGAAAAAAATGGTGGTTTAGTCAGACCGTTTTTCCCATCAAAACTACCACTAATTAATTTCCGACTTAACTATCGAAATCACCGAAAATTAGCGATAATTGATGGAGATGTTGGTTATATTGGTGGATTTAATATTGGTGATGAGTACCTCGGGGCATCGAAAAAATTTGGTTACTGGCGAGATACACATTTACGCGTGCATGGAAAAGCTGTTTATGCGATGCAAACTCGCTTTATTATGGACTGGAACTCGGCATCATCGACACATAAAATTGACTACAAAGCGAGATATTTCCCTACGTTTCACGGGAAAGGTCACACAAGTATGCAAATTGTTTCGAGTGGCCCAGATTCCGAATGGCAACAAATTAAAAATGGTTACATTAAAATGATTAATGCCGCCAAAAAAACAATTTACTTACAGTCGCCTTATTTTATTCCCGATGCGAGCTTGCTTGAAGCAATCAAAATTGCCGCACTTTCTGGAGTAGATGTACGGGTGATGATTCCAAATAAACCAGACCATGCTTTTGTTTACCGGGCAACAACGAACTATGCCGGCGAATTAATGGAAACTGGTGCAAAAATCTTTATTTATGATAATGGCTTTATTCACGCAAAAACACTCGTTGTGGATGGTGAAATTGCTTCAGTTGGAACAGCTAATATGGACTTCCGTAGTTTCCGCCTTAATTTTGAAGTCAATGCCTTTATTTATGAAAAGCAAATGGTGCAAAAATTAGAAGATGCCTTTTTAGAAGATATTTTGAAATCGTATCAACTGACACCAGAATTATATGCAAAACGGTCCTTATGGATCAAATTCAAAGAAGCGGTAAGCCGACTATTATCGCCTATATTATAG
- the ftsE gene encoding cell division ATP-binding protein FtsE → MILMEDVYKKYPNGITAANGLNINIGEGEFVYVVGPSGAGKSTFIKMIYREERATKGKIVVDKFDLVNMKNREIPYLRRNVGVVFQDYKLLQSKTVYENIAYAMEVVETEPSIIKERVMEVLDLVNLKHKVRMLPDELSGGEQQRISIARSIANMPKVLIADEPTGNLDPDTSWEIMNILEEISNRGTTIVMATHNKEIVNTLKHRVVAIENGRIVRDEQQGEYGYEI, encoded by the coding sequence ATGATATTAATGGAAGATGTTTATAAGAAATACCCTAACGGCATAACTGCTGCTAATGGACTTAACATTAACATTGGCGAAGGGGAATTTGTTTATGTAGTAGGTCCGAGTGGTGCTGGTAAATCTACCTTCATCAAAATGATTTACAGAGAAGAACGAGCGACAAAAGGCAAAATCGTCGTAGACAAATTTGATTTGGTTAATATGAAAAATCGTGAAATCCCATATCTGCGTCGTAACGTAGGCGTGGTATTCCAAGATTACAAATTACTCCAAAGCAAAACAGTTTATGAAAACATTGCTTATGCGATGGAAGTGGTTGAAACTGAGCCATCCATAATTAAAGAACGTGTTATGGAAGTGCTTGATTTAGTCAACCTCAAGCATAAAGTAAGAATGTTGCCGGATGAACTTTCCGGTGGTGAGCAACAGCGGATATCCATTGCCCGCTCGATTGCCAATATGCCTAAAGTATTAATAGCAGATGAACCGACCGGTAACCTGGATCCTGATACTTCATGGGAAATCATGAACATCCTTGAAGAAATAAGCAATCGCGGAACAACCATCGTGATGGCAACCCACAACAAAGAAATTGTTAACACATTGAAACACCGGGTAGTCGCTATCGAGAATGGAAGAATTGTTCGAGATGAGCAGCAAGGAGAATATGGCTATGAAATTTAG
- a CDS encoding S1C family serine protease — protein MNVFVEILNGIGRLLLQPALYVGIILVIMAGFNRVKWERKSFSISIYSPWLELKNFFGLSLLFGLAISVVTAFIGFGVMLEWVAIFNAVACFLLIVGMFRLSSTAFTIGITSLIFYFCYYFDVNLAPFNNIAFTYDSLYIDNFMVSMTFLLALLLFIEAFLIQYTSAKNPSPSLRKSKRGKLVGSFQLRKLWFVPIVMFIPGDVFTKIFEWWPVFAIGSQSYSLIILPLFIGFQQQVQGQLPEEASRKTAVQVTTLATIIAVAGLIGIVMPVLTLFAFMLAVIGRFWISYRQYRSEKLLPKKFGPQADGLVILGARAATPSARLNLKAGEKITEVNSQPVHTREELYEALNLNRAFCKLKVIDIDGEPRFEQTALYENESFELGLLLVEPR, from the coding sequence ATGAATGTTTTTGTTGAGATATTAAATGGAATAGGTAGACTGCTTCTACAACCAGCATTATATGTAGGAATTATTTTAGTGATAATGGCTGGTTTTAACCGAGTGAAGTGGGAACGAAAATCATTCAGTATAAGTATATACTCGCCTTGGCTAGAATTGAAAAATTTCTTCGGGTTGAGTTTGTTATTCGGATTAGCGATTTCCGTTGTTACGGCATTCATTGGATTTGGCGTTATGCTCGAATGGGTGGCCATTTTTAATGCAGTAGCTTGTTTCTTATTAATTGTTGGGATGTTCCGATTAAGTTCGACGGCTTTTACAATCGGGATTACGAGTTTAATCTTTTATTTCTGCTATTATTTTGATGTAAATTTAGCGCCATTTAATAATATAGCATTTACGTATGACTCACTTTATATTGATAATTTTATGGTTTCGATGACGTTTTTACTTGCACTCTTATTGTTTATTGAAGCATTCTTAATTCAATATACAAGCGCAAAAAATCCGTCACCTTCACTTCGGAAAAGTAAACGTGGCAAATTAGTTGGTTCATTTCAATTAAGAAAATTATGGTTTGTGCCAATAGTTATGTTTATACCAGGAGATGTATTTACGAAAATTTTCGAATGGTGGCCAGTTTTCGCAATTGGTTCGCAGTCTTATTCACTAATTATTTTACCGTTATTTATCGGTTTCCAACAGCAAGTGCAAGGACAACTTCCAGAAGAAGCTAGTCGAAAAACAGCTGTGCAAGTTACGACACTAGCGACAATCATTGCGGTAGCCGGTTTAATCGGAATCGTGATGCCAGTACTTACATTATTCGCCTTCATGCTTGCGGTTATTGGTCGCTTTTGGATTTCCTATCGTCAGTACCGTTCAGAAAAATTATTACCGAAAAAATTTGGTCCACAAGCTGATGGGCTTGTCATTCTAGGGGCTCGCGCAGCAACGCCATCTGCACGCTTAAACTTAAAAGCTGGCGAAAAAATCACAGAAGTTAACAGTCAACCCGTTCATACGCGCGAAGAACTATACGAAGCGCTTAACTTGAACCGCGCGTTTTGTAAGTTAAAAGTAATTGATATTGACGGGGAACCACGTTTTGAACAAACAGCACTTTATGAGAATGAATCATTTGAGCTTGGTTTATTATTAGTTGAACCGAGATAA